One stretch of Eggerthella lenta DSM 2243 DNA includes these proteins:
- a CDS encoding UTP--glucose-1-phosphate uridylyltransferase: protein MKALIPAAGLGTRFLPATKAQPKEMLLVVDRPAIQYVVEEGLASDADEVVIINSREKKAIEEHFSPNPELVELLRARGKDAYADAVERVGNYNVSYVYQDEALGLGHAVRCAHEKTGDEPFYVLLGDVLVPDNKMLPRMQEVSDAHGGASVIAVMPVPDDQVSRFGVIAGAAVADDVWKIDALVEKPALEDAPSNLAVFGRYLLSARVMELLADVEPGVGGEIQLTDALDAVLREEEMYALIIDPADGFDTGTVESWLETNNVLFGRAAE from the coding sequence ATGAAGGCTCTCATTCCCGCTGCCGGCCTCGGCACGCGCTTCCTGCCCGCCACGAAGGCGCAGCCGAAGGAAATGCTGCTGGTAGTCGACCGACCGGCCATCCAGTACGTGGTGGAGGAGGGCCTCGCGTCGGACGCCGACGAGGTGGTCATCATCAACAGCCGCGAGAAGAAGGCCATCGAGGAGCACTTCTCGCCGAACCCGGAGCTTGTGGAGCTGTTGCGCGCCCGCGGGAAGGATGCGTATGCCGACGCAGTGGAGCGCGTGGGCAACTACAACGTGAGCTACGTGTACCAGGACGAGGCGCTGGGCTTGGGGCATGCGGTGCGGTGCGCGCACGAGAAGACGGGCGACGAGCCGTTCTACGTGCTGTTGGGCGACGTGCTGGTGCCCGACAACAAGATGCTGCCGCGCATGCAGGAGGTGTCCGACGCACACGGCGGCGCCAGCGTCATCGCGGTCATGCCGGTTCCGGACGACCAGGTCAGCCGCTTCGGCGTCATCGCGGGCGCGGCCGTGGCCGACGACGTGTGGAAGATCGACGCGCTGGTGGAGAAGCCGGCGTTGGAGGACGCGCCGTCGAACCTGGCCGTGTTCGGCCGCTACCTCCTCAGCGCTCGCGTGATGGAGCTTCTGGCCGACGTCGAGCCCGGCGTGGGCGGCGAGATCCAGCTGACCGACGCGCTGGACGCCGTGCTGCGCGAGGAGGAGATGTATGCGCTGATTATCGACCCCGCCGACGGCTTCGACACCGGCACGGTGGAAAGCTGGCTGGAAACCAACAACGTGCTGTTCGGGCGCGCAGCCGAATAG
- a CDS encoding EAL domain-containing protein gives MIGLAAAVASVVIVAVIGGALLVHAYSDTVRNLTRKDSIGYLADISSQITENVRTVTSQIFSAMETIERGQMTLVENGATLDELNGEMAEDRDRWNLSRLAYVDEDGVWYFADTTQRYTRSQDYLNKTLLEGKRSISGIETMDGQDVLVFSIPVNAVIDGHHMKALAGVYGVDEMLQLLSIDSFEGRGYACIVKDDGSVAVRPEDQTAISGEYNIVSALESQNADDEEPVHVLRAGLKKGEQGVVLAKYNGVSSYFCYTPVGVSDWHLLSIVPSDYVDQRTNSLYLLTVAVGVTVALVFGVIMLFIVIVQHRNRRRLEAIAYVDPVTGGDTAGRFRERYYDVVRTDPRNLVLVYANIAKFKSYNDREGKEGGDRLLRSAYDMIERQLREGEFAARVSADHFVILLREPDEASTKERLNEFRLTSESVGEQVLVSMDFGAYILDDDALEQEFTLVTDAANLARASAEKRMLPSGARVGFYDDRLRRRFLREKELEDRFPHALANGEFHMYLQPKVALPERRIVGAEALVRWISPEGMLCPNEFVPLFERDGVIAELDFYMFCQVCALLKRWEREGRPLFCVSVNVSRSNFDVSDFFARYERHIAENQVPARYLEFEFTESVVFDRTGEINQVIRRIHALGARCSMDDFGSSYSSLNMLRSLEVDIIKLDQGFFRGDTDMDKARSIVNGIVGIARDMRIETVAEGIEDMGQVDFLESVGCNVVQGYVFGKPMPADEFQDFKLDDTMRRNGDRGESVEESR, from the coding sequence ATGATCGGGCTTGCGGCTGCCGTTGCCTCCGTGGTCATCGTCGCCGTTATAGGAGGAGCGCTGCTGGTCCACGCGTACTCGGACACGGTTCGCAATCTTACCCGCAAGGACAGCATCGGATACTTGGCTGATATATCCAGCCAGATCACCGAGAACGTGCGCACGGTCACCTCTCAGATATTCTCGGCGATGGAAACCATCGAACGCGGTCAGATGACGTTGGTGGAGAACGGCGCCACGCTCGACGAGCTGAACGGAGAAATGGCCGAGGATAGGGATCGGTGGAATCTGTCCCGTCTTGCTTATGTGGACGAGGACGGCGTGTGGTACTTCGCCGACACCACGCAGCGCTACACCAGGTCGCAGGACTATCTCAACAAGACGTTGCTTGAAGGCAAACGTTCCATCTCGGGTATCGAGACCATGGACGGCCAGGATGTGCTCGTGTTTTCAATTCCCGTGAACGCGGTCATCGATGGGCATCACATGAAGGCGCTTGCGGGCGTGTACGGGGTGGACGAGATGCTGCAGCTCCTGTCCATCGATTCGTTCGAAGGGAGAGGATACGCCTGCATCGTCAAGGACGACGGTTCGGTGGCGGTGCGTCCCGAGGATCAAACGGCCATCAGCGGCGAGTATAATATCGTGTCGGCTTTGGAGAGCCAGAACGCCGATGACGAAGAGCCGGTCCACGTTCTGCGGGCGGGGCTCAAAAAGGGGGAGCAAGGCGTCGTTCTTGCGAAGTACAACGGCGTCAGTTCGTATTTCTGCTATACGCCTGTGGGCGTGAGCGATTGGCATCTGCTGTCCATCGTTCCCAGCGATTACGTCGATCAGAGGACGAACAGCCTGTATCTGCTGACCGTGGCGGTGGGCGTTACGGTGGCGTTGGTGTTCGGCGTGATCATGCTGTTCATCGTGATCGTGCAGCATCGCAATCGTCGACGGTTGGAGGCCATCGCCTACGTGGATCCTGTTACCGGCGGAGACACGGCCGGCCGGTTTCGCGAGCGCTATTACGACGTCGTCCGAACGGATCCGCGCAACTTGGTGCTCGTGTACGCCAACATAGCCAAATTCAAGTCGTACAACGATCGCGAGGGCAAGGAGGGCGGAGACCGTCTGCTCAGGTCGGCGTACGACATGATAGAGCGGCAGCTGCGCGAAGGCGAGTTCGCGGCACGCGTCTCCGCAGACCATTTCGTCATTCTGTTGCGCGAGCCTGACGAGGCGTCGACAAAGGAGCGTCTAAACGAGTTCAGGCTCACATCCGAGAGCGTCGGCGAGCAAGTGCTCGTGTCGATGGACTTCGGCGCTTACATATTGGACGACGATGCGCTCGAGCAAGAGTTCACGCTTGTGACCGATGCGGCTAACTTGGCGCGTGCGAGCGCGGAGAAGCGGATGCTTCCAAGCGGCGCACGCGTTGGCTTCTATGATGATCGCCTCCGTCGGCGCTTCCTTCGAGAGAAGGAGCTCGAGGATCGCTTTCCCCATGCGCTTGCGAACGGCGAGTTTCATATGTATTTGCAGCCGAAGGTTGCGCTGCCCGAGCGCCGCATCGTCGGTGCCGAGGCGCTCGTGCGCTGGATCTCTCCGGAAGGTATGCTCTGCCCGAACGAGTTCGTTCCGCTCTTCGAGCGCGACGGCGTTATCGCCGAGCTGGATTTCTACATGTTTTGCCAGGTGTGCGCTTTGTTGAAGCGATGGGAGCGGGAGGGGAGGCCGCTTTTCTGCGTTTCCGTCAACGTCTCGCGCTCGAACTTCGACGTTTCGGATTTCTTCGCGCGCTACGAGCGCCATATCGCCGAGAACCAGGTTCCGGCTCGCTACCTGGAATTCGAGTTCACCGAGTCCGTCGTGTTCGATCGCACCGGCGAGATCAACCAAGTTATTCGGCGCATCCACGCGTTAGGCGCACGTTGCTCCATGGACGATTTCGGGAGCAGTTACTCCAGCCTCAACATGTTGCGTAGTCTCGAAGTGGATATCATCAAACTTGACCAGGGGTTCTTCCGCGGAGATACCGACATGGACAAGGCAAGGAGCATCGTCAACGGCATCGTGGGCATAGCGCGCGACATGCGTATCGAAACGGTTGCCGAAGGGATCGAGGATATGGGACAGGTGGATTTCCTCGAGAGCGTCGGCTGCAATGTGGTGCAGGGGTACGTGTTCGGAAAACCAATGCCTGCCGATGAGTTCCAGGATTTCAAACTAGACGATACGATGAGGCGAAACGGAGATCGCGGTGAAAGCGTTGAAGAGAGCCGGTAA